One Spirochaetales bacterium genomic region harbors:
- a CDS encoding glycosyltransferase, which yields MHIGIFTDTYYPVINGVSTSTLSFSEELVKRGHHVSIFCPRYKGTKNEPKDPSKPGISVYRCFGFPLPTHQEHYITFPWLGFRVDIEALNLDIIHIQHPLLVSGYGVWISKKLGIPLTHTYHTHFEQYGHYIFLPRRIMRVLVKAVSKLICGLGSYTFVPSPQIKRILEGYGVTSRLVLCPTGIDIEGMKRTVNQELVDRHLDIDRKKRILLFASRICREKSVGYVVKAFPLIKKKIPDAILILSGDGPLVPEVTEMIKQMKMTDSIILKGYLSREDLYAYYKAADIFVFPSISETQGLVVLEAQAFGTPVVGVSQNGVQMIMEGNRGGLLASSRNHEEIAELCIALLSDRSLYEEKSREAADNAHSWRADKFVAVMEKHFREAIDEYKKKPGKPLLRRLHSV from the coding sequence ATGCATATTGGAATATTTACAGACACTTATTATCCCGTTATCAACGGCGTTTCGACCTCGACACTCTCGTTTTCAGAGGAACTCGTAAAGCGAGGGCACCATGTTTCGATTTTCTGTCCACGGTATAAAGGGACGAAAAACGAACCGAAGGACCCCTCAAAACCTGGAATTTCGGTGTATCGATGTTTCGGTTTCCCGCTTCCGACGCATCAGGAGCATTACATCACCTTTCCATGGCTTGGATTCAGGGTCGACATTGAAGCCCTGAATCTGGATATCATCCATATCCAGCATCCCCTTCTGGTGAGCGGGTACGGTGTCTGGATTTCAAAAAAACTCGGTATTCCACTGACACATACCTATCACACTCATTTCGAACAATACGGCCATTATATCTTTCTTCCCAGGCGAATCATGAGGGTTTTGGTGAAAGCCGTCAGTAAACTCATATGCGGGCTCGGCAGTTACACCTTTGTTCCGTCCCCGCAGATCAAGCGGATTCTCGAAGGGTACGGCGTTACATCACGCCTTGTTCTTTGTCCGACGGGCATCGATATCGAAGGGATGAAGAGAACGGTCAATCAGGAGCTTGTGGATCGTCACCTCGATATCGACAGGAAGAAGCGGATTCTGCTTTTCGCATCGCGTATATGCCGTGAAAAATCTGTCGGGTATGTCGTGAAGGCATTCCCCCTGATCAAAAAAAAGATCCCCGATGCCATTCTCATCCTTTCCGGCGACGGTCCCCTGGTACCGGAAGTAACCGAGATGATCAAACAGATGAAGATGACCGATAGTATCATTCTCAAGGGATATTTAAGCAGGGAAGATCTTTATGCCTATTACAAGGCGGCGGATATATTCGTGTTCCCCTCGATATCAGAAACACAGGGTCTTGTTGTTCTCGAGGCGCAGGCCTTCGGTACCCCGGTCGTCGGTGTGAGTCAAAACGGCGTCCAGATGATCATGGAAGGAAACAGGGGCGGATTGCTGGCGTCATCGAGAAATCATGAAGAGATTGCCGAACTCTGTATCGCCCTTCTATCGGACAGATCGCTCTATGAGGAAAAATCAAGGGAGGCCGCCGATAACGCGCATAGTTGGAGGGCGGATAAATTCGTTGCCGTGATGGAAAAACATTTCCGCGAAGCAATCGACGAATACAAAAAAAAGCCCGGGAAACCTCTGCTTCGAAGACTGCACAGCGTATGA
- a CDS encoding SPOR domain-containing protein: MESKHILIVIICICAFLVVVFGVGFWWTLPELEKQTDSAGGDRSGTSYDIIQHTRSESEPIGLKPTAAPSETMEITYGEKEERDAGETADELSEEESEKTKETEVKTEAEKNDTKKEEPTNKEEKQEKVVIRVERKKETYPKVWVEKPEATKKITAAPTPAPRKEKRVIEYWIQIGAYKSKSKSEEQNEKLLQHGFQARIQTKDVNGTTYYRVRIGPYRNKAEAEKFLSWIKVIDGMEDSYISEVPTQKHTN; this comes from the coding sequence ATGGAAAGTAAACACATCCTTATCGTCATTATCTGTATTTGCGCTTTTCTGGTCGTTGTCTTTGGCGTCGGTTTCTGGTGGACGCTGCCCGAACTCGAAAAACAAACCGATTCGGCGGGCGGCGACCGGTCGGGTACCTCCTATGACATTATACAGCACACGAGAAGCGAGAGTGAACCAATCGGTCTAAAACCTACTGCCGCCCCGTCCGAGACAATGGAAATTACCTATGGTGAAAAGGAGGAGCGGGACGCCGGAGAAACGGCGGATGAGCTTTCGGAAGAGGAATCGGAAAAGACGAAAGAGACGGAAGTGAAGACCGAAGCGGAAAAGAACGATACGAAAAAAGAGGAACCGACAAATAAAGAAGAAAAACAAGAAAAAGTGGTTATCAGGGTCGAAAGAAAAAAAGAAACGTATCCGAAGGTGTGGGTAGAAAAACCGGAAGCGACGAAAAAAATCACGGCCGCGCCCACTCCCGCCCCCCGGAAGGAAAAACGGGTAATCGAGTACTGGATACAGATCGGTGCGTATAAAAGCAAAAGCAAGTCGGAGGAGCAAAACGAGAAACTCCTTCAGCACGGATTTCAGGCGCGTATTCAGACAAAGGACGTCAATGGAACGACCTACTACCGGGTGAGAATCGGGCCGTACCGGAACAAGGCCGAGGCGGAAAAATTCCTCTCCTGGATAAAGGTAATCGACGGTATGGAGGACAGTTATATTTCGGAAGTACCGACTCAAAAACACACGAACTAA
- a CDS encoding sigma-54-dependent Fis family transcriptional regulator — translation MNMKTIFPLDPLLLVDDEEDVLESYKMALKFNGINNFILCSDSREVPGMLAERKISVAVLDLFMPHVKGQDLLSLIKEKYPQIPVIVVTGSNKVETAVECMKCGAFDYMVKPVENSRLTSSIRTALEIRELQFEVDTLKRQVLSQDIHHPEVFAEIITTANALKSIFKYAEAIACTPKPVLVTGESGVGKELIARAIHRLSNRTGNFVPVNVGGLDDTMFSDTLFGHKKGAFTGADSSRPGLIEQASGGTLFLDEIGDMDNTSQVKLLRLLQDKEYYPLGSDVVKISDARIIAATNTDLEQKQNDNTFRNDLYYRLIIHHIHMPPLRERPEDIPLLINHFVEQSAQSMSRKTPGIPDQIFPLLSSYHFPGNIRELQSMIYDAVSRCETPVLSLSVFKEYIKKRTGGNAREDSRTAKKDFSISYSGRIPTLKEAEDFFIEKALERAKGNQSIAATYLGINQSTLSRRLKEKQG, via the coding sequence ATGAATATGAAAACAATATTCCCTCTCGACCCCCTTCTTCTCGTTGATGATGAAGAAGATGTGCTCGAATCGTATAAAATGGCTTTGAAATTCAATGGGATAAACAATTTCATTCTTTGTTCCGATTCGAGAGAGGTGCCCGGGATGCTCGCCGAAAGGAAAATTTCTGTAGCCGTTCTGGACCTTTTCATGCCTCATGTCAAAGGCCAGGACCTGCTTTCCCTTATTAAAGAAAAATATCCCCAGATTCCGGTTATCGTGGTAACGGGTTCCAATAAGGTGGAAACGGCCGTCGAATGCATGAAATGCGGGGCTTTCGATTACATGGTGAAACCGGTTGAAAACAGCCGCCTCACTTCCAGTATCCGCACCGCGCTGGAGATACGTGAATTGCAGTTTGAAGTGGATACCCTGAAACGACAGGTTCTCTCACAGGATATCCATCACCCGGAGGTTTTTGCGGAGATAATCACGACCGCCAATGCCTTGAAGAGTATTTTTAAATATGCCGAGGCGATTGCATGTACGCCCAAACCCGTTCTCGTTACCGGTGAAAGCGGTGTCGGAAAAGAGCTCATAGCCAGGGCTATACACCGGCTCAGCAACAGAACGGGCAATTTTGTTCCGGTCAATGTGGGCGGACTCGACGATACAATGTTTTCAGATACCCTTTTCGGCCATAAAAAGGGGGCGTTCACCGGCGCGGATTCTTCGCGGCCCGGTCTCATTGAACAGGCTTCCGGAGGAACCCTTTTCCTCGATGAAATCGGTGATATGGATAACACTTCACAGGTGAAGCTTCTTCGTCTGCTGCAGGACAAGGAATATTATCCCCTTGGTTCCGATGTGGTAAAAATTTCGGACGCGAGAATAATCGCCGCAACCAATACGGATCTCGAACAAAAACAAAACGACAATACCTTCCGCAATGACCTCTATTACCGTCTCATTATCCATCATATACATATGCCGCCGCTCCGGGAGAGGCCGGAAGATATCCCCCTTCTCATCAATCACTTTGTCGAACAGTCCGCGCAATCAATGAGCAGGAAAACCCCCGGCATACCGGACCAGATATTCCCGTTACTTTCCTCTTATCATTTTCCCGGAAATATACGGGAACTGCAATCGATGATTTATGACGCGGTCAGCAGATGTGAAACACCGGTGTTGTCCCTTTCCGTTTTCAAGGAGTATATTAAAAAGCGTACGGGGGGAAATGCCCGGGAGGATTCGCGGACCGCGAAAAAGGATTTTTCAATTTCCTATTCGGGCAGAATACCCACGCTGAAAGAAGCGGAAGATTTTTTTATTGAAAAGGCACTGGAACGGGCAAAGGGAAACCAGTCGATCGCGGCGACCTATCTCGGCATCAATCAGTCCACCCTGAGCCGGAGGTTGAAAGAAAAGCAGGGATGA
- the polA gene encoding DNA polymerase I, which yields MEKEPVYLIDGYSLIYRAYYVHLRNPLRNPKGENTSSIFGFFRSLDKLMKLKKPQYIGVIMDSTTPTFRHDMYPEYKATRQKAPPDLHAQIPRIEKILEARGIACIRKDGYEADDIIATIAGLCSAEKRPCWILSKDKDLLQLVDESVKIINLEKGFEDLVEWGREEVFKNKGLYPEQIIDYLSLMGDTSDNIPGVRGIGEKSALKLLADWKTLDNIYAHLDDIAPESQRRKLAEGRESARMSRELIVLKRDVPFYGIESLIRRPPDRMRVIELYREEDMKSFLSDLDEENVPDTGLSATAPGTYRPVTTLGEIDSWIGAAKKAGVFSFDVETDNKDAMRARPIGISLAIEKGRACYIPIHAHNVQCPDEEDIKKRIASLLEDASLRLVGQNIKYDYKVMKRWGIEIRNCYFDTMVAAWVCDATAGRYNMDTLSERHLHYKTIRYSELIPRGDSSTLEELDIAAVSDYAGEDADITLRLYHFFSNLFGEKGNEKLEKLFYETEMPLVTILAEMELNGIILDHEKLSRYGKEIDGSLIEIEKQIYRDVGHEFNIRSTKELQKVLFEELSLPRLKKTKTGYSTDSQVLEELQNQSTVAQSVLRHRILSKLKSTYVDTLPEQIIGETGRLHTHYLQTGTATGRLSSIEPNLQNIPVREDEGRRIRDAFTAARGCLFLSADYSQIELMILAHLSNDLRLIEAFSTGKDIHTHTAAVLFHEKEEEVLPAHRRVGKTINFGVIYGMSSYRLSRDLKIARADADRFISAYFTEYAGVDEFRKQTIKKAEKQGYVETLWGRRRRLPNINNPNKTVKTAEERIAVNTPIQGTAADIVKRAMISVTDACAKRNLKTKLLLQVHDELIFEVPEEEADEAGRLIKKTMEEAVPLKVPLKVSIEKGKTWGEIH from the coding sequence ATGGAAAAGGAACCTGTTTATTTAATTGACGGATACAGTCTCATCTACAGAGCATACTATGTTCATCTGCGAAATCCCCTCAGAAACCCGAAGGGGGAGAACACTTCCTCGATATTCGGATTCTTCCGGTCGCTCGATAAACTGATGAAGTTAAAAAAACCGCAATATATCGGTGTCATTATGGATTCGACGACTCCGACCTTCAGGCACGATATGTATCCCGAATACAAGGCAACCCGTCAAAAAGCGCCGCCCGATCTTCACGCGCAGATACCCCGTATCGAGAAAATACTCGAAGCACGGGGCATTGCATGTATTCGAAAAGACGGATATGAAGCCGACGATATAATCGCCACAATTGCCGGGCTTTGCAGCGCCGAAAAGAGACCCTGCTGGATTCTTTCAAAGGACAAGGACCTTCTCCAGCTTGTCGATGAATCGGTAAAGATCATCAACCTTGAAAAGGGGTTTGAAGATTTAGTCGAATGGGGAAGGGAGGAAGTCTTCAAAAACAAGGGTTTGTATCCCGAGCAGATAATCGATTACCTGAGTCTTATGGGCGACACATCCGACAATATTCCCGGGGTCAGGGGAATCGGTGAAAAAAGTGCGCTGAAACTCCTCGCAGACTGGAAAACCCTGGACAACATCTACGCCCATCTCGATGATATCGCCCCGGAATCCCAACGCCGGAAACTCGCTGAAGGCAGGGAAAGCGCCCGCATGAGCAGGGAACTCATCGTCCTCAAGCGGGATGTTCCTTTTTACGGCATCGAGTCTCTCATCCGCAGACCCCCGGACCGGATGCGCGTCATCGAATTGTACCGGGAAGAGGATATGAAGTCCTTTCTCTCGGACCTCGATGAGGAAAATGTCCCGGACACCGGACTCTCGGCGACCGCCCCCGGAACCTACCGGCCCGTGACCACACTCGGGGAGATAGATTCATGGATTGGTGCGGCGAAAAAAGCCGGCGTGTTTTCATTCGATGTCGAGACCGACAATAAGGACGCGATGCGCGCGCGGCCTATCGGTATTTCATTGGCGATTGAAAAAGGCCGCGCATGTTATATACCAATTCACGCGCACAACGTCCAATGCCCGGACGAAGAGGACATCAAAAAAAGAATCGCCTCCCTGCTCGAGGACGCCTCGCTTCGTTTGGTCGGTCAGAATATCAAGTATGACTACAAGGTAATGAAACGGTGGGGGATCGAAATCCGGAACTGTTATTTCGATACCATGGTGGCGGCGTGGGTATGCGACGCGACGGCGGGACGGTACAATATGGACACACTCTCGGAGCGGCACCTTCATTATAAAACAATCCGTTACAGCGAACTCATTCCCCGCGGGGACTCCTCGACGCTGGAAGAACTGGACATCGCGGCCGTTTCCGATTATGCCGGAGAAGATGCGGATATCACACTCAGACTCTATCATTTTTTTTCAAATCTTTTCGGGGAAAAAGGCAATGAAAAACTCGAAAAACTTTTTTATGAAACGGAAATGCCGCTTGTGACTATCCTCGCGGAAATGGAACTGAATGGGATCATCCTCGATCACGAAAAGCTGTCGCGATACGGAAAGGAAATCGACGGGAGTCTGATAGAAATCGAAAAGCAAATTTACCGGGACGTCGGACACGAGTTCAATATACGCAGCACAAAAGAGCTGCAGAAAGTGCTTTTCGAGGAACTGAGTCTCCCCAGACTCAAGAAGACGAAAACCGGCTATTCGACCGACTCCCAGGTCCTCGAAGAGCTGCAGAATCAAAGCACCGTCGCGCAAAGCGTATTGCGGCACAGAATCCTTTCCAAACTGAAATCGACCTACGTGGACACCCTCCCGGAACAGATAATCGGTGAAACGGGACGGCTGCACACCCACTATCTGCAAACAGGTACCGCAACGGGCAGGCTTTCCAGTATCGAACCGAATCTCCAGAATATACCGGTACGGGAGGATGAAGGGAGACGTATCAGGGACGCCTTTACCGCTGCAAGGGGGTGTCTCTTCCTTTCCGCCGATTATTCCCAGATCGAACTGATGATTTTAGCCCATCTCTCGAACGACCTCAGACTTATCGAGGCCTTTAGCACGGGAAAGGACATTCACACTCACACGGCCGCCGTTTTGTTTCATGAAAAGGAAGAGGAAGTCCTTCCCGCCCATCGAAGAGTCGGAAAGACGATCAACTTCGGCGTCATCTACGGGATGTCCTCCTATCGGCTTTCCAGGGATCTGAAAATCGCACGGGCCGATGCCGACCGCTTTATTTCGGCATATTTTACCGAATATGCCGGAGTCGACGAGTTCAGAAAGCAAACGATAAAAAAAGCCGAAAAACAGGGGTACGTCGAAACCCTCTGGGGAAGGCGCCGAAGGCTTCCCAATATCAATAATCCAAACAAAACCGTAAAAACCGCCGAAGAGCGGATAGCGGTCAACACCCCGATACAGGGAACCGCGGCGGATATCGTAAAACGAGCGATGATCTCTGTGACGGATGCATGCGCAAAAAGAAATCTGAAAACAAAACTGCTTCTCCAGGTACATGACGAACTCATCTTCGAGGTACCGGAAGAGGAGGCCGATGAGGCCGGCCGGCTCATAAAAAAGACGATGGAAGAGGCGGTCCCTCTCAAGGTCCCCCTCAAGGTATCGATCGAAAAAGGAAAAACATGGGGTGAAATCCATTAG